The following coding sequences lie in one Alloacidobacterium dinghuense genomic window:
- a CDS encoding SpoIIE family protein phosphatase, translated as MRADRLMSALLLLQARGQMTGRELAARLEVSERTVHRDMEALSAAGVPVFAMRGSHGGWQLDEGWRTQAPGLDQTELRSQLMAQPRTPGDKRLAAAADRAIGKVMAALPEPLREKASSIRDRLFIDTTGWRGTTENLSMLAIVQDAVAQDRKLSFWYWRAGRERVERTVDPLGLVAKGSTWYLFAGTDHGYRTYRISRMEDAKLLDALSVRPPNFDLEAAWKISAEEFRDEVNREMEAARRAYEARLEAERRAVQEMEIARQVQARLFPQQLPESLSLDYAGICIQARKVGGDYYDFLDLGSQRLGLVIGDIAGKGIAGALLMANLQANLRGQLAMVVDQPQRLLHSVNQLFFKNTAEHAYATLIFAEYDDKAQMLRYANCGHLPALLLRCSGEMERLHSTCTVVGLFDDWECKSSEACLLPGDTLALYTDGVTEACNDQGEEFGEERLADALRRYRNHSASGLLQSVVNEVQSFSPQEQQDDITLIVARCRETDQRMLFDRPV; from the coding sequence ATGAGAGCCGATCGCCTGATGTCTGCACTGCTGTTGCTGCAAGCGCGTGGGCAGATGACCGGCCGTGAACTGGCCGCGAGGCTCGAAGTCTCCGAGCGCACCGTTCATCGCGACATGGAAGCGCTCAGCGCCGCCGGTGTCCCGGTCTTTGCCATGCGAGGGTCGCATGGTGGCTGGCAGCTCGATGAGGGCTGGCGCACGCAGGCGCCCGGCCTGGACCAAACCGAGCTCCGTTCACAACTCATGGCCCAGCCGCGCACGCCGGGAGACAAGCGTCTTGCCGCAGCCGCTGACCGTGCCATCGGCAAAGTGATGGCTGCGCTACCAGAGCCGCTGCGCGAGAAAGCATCTTCGATCCGCGACCGGCTTTTTATTGACACGACCGGATGGCGCGGCACAACCGAGAATCTCTCCATGCTCGCCATCGTGCAGGATGCCGTTGCGCAGGATCGCAAGTTGAGCTTCTGGTATTGGCGTGCTGGCCGCGAGCGTGTGGAGCGCACTGTGGATCCTCTCGGACTCGTTGCCAAGGGCAGCACCTGGTATCTGTTTGCGGGCACCGATCATGGCTATCGCACGTATCGTATCTCGCGTATGGAAGACGCGAAGCTGCTCGATGCTCTGAGCGTGCGTCCGCCGAATTTTGACCTGGAAGCTGCGTGGAAGATTTCGGCTGAGGAATTTCGTGATGAGGTGAATCGCGAGATGGAGGCCGCGCGACGCGCCTACGAGGCTCGCCTGGAAGCAGAGCGCAGAGCGGTGCAGGAAATGGAAATCGCACGTCAGGTGCAGGCACGGCTGTTTCCGCAGCAGCTGCCTGAGAGCCTGTCGCTGGACTACGCCGGCATCTGCATTCAGGCGCGCAAGGTTGGCGGCGATTATTACGACTTTCTCGATCTCGGCTCGCAGCGCCTCGGACTGGTCATCGGTGATATTGCTGGGAAGGGAATCGCAGGCGCTCTATTGATGGCGAACCTCCAGGCAAATCTCCGCGGCCAGCTTGCCATGGTTGTCGATCAACCGCAGCGTCTTCTGCATTCTGTGAATCAGCTCTTCTTCAAGAACACTGCCGAACATGCGTATGCAACGCTCATCTTCGCCGAATATGACGACAAGGCGCAGATGCTGCGCTACGCAAACTGCGGACATCTTCCCGCTCTCCTGCTGCGCTGCAGCGGCGAGATGGAACGGCTGCACTCCACCTGCACCGTCGTTGGCCTTTTTGATGACTGGGAGTGCAAGTCGAGCGAAGCGTGCCTTTTGCCTGGAGACACATTGGCTCTGTATACCGATGGCGTAACCGAGGCATGCAACGATCAGGGTGAAGAGTTCGGAGAGGAGCGACTGGCGGATGCGTTACGCAGATATCGAAATCACTCTGCCAGCGGATTGCTGCAGTCCGTAGTGAATGAAGTTCAGAGCTTCAGCCCTCAGGAGCAGCAGGATGACATTACGCTGATCGTCGCGCGGTGCCGGGAGACGGATCAGCGAATGCTGTTCGATCGTCCTGTGTAA